A single genomic interval of Fructobacillus americanaquae harbors:
- a CDS encoding YueI family protein, with protein MDDVNSRLEQGQQGNGGPKINPDEQRLYLGTFRERVVAAVKESKADDSQVQEELKARMQNWPNTTLLIDQDACGDAYINYLQMAVSTNHPYTLLSDFERTTQTSDPYAVVLAAKSAVNQESIDL; from the coding sequence ATGGATGATGTTAACAGCCGTTTAGAACAGGGACAGCAAGGTAATGGCGGTCCCAAGATTAATCCTGATGAGCAGCGCCTTTACCTAGGCACTTTTCGTGAACGAGTAGTCGCGGCCGTTAAAGAATCAAAGGCCGATGATAGCCAAGTTCAAGAAGAACTCAAGGCAAGGATGCAAAACTGGCCAAACACGACCTTACTGATTGACCAGGATGCTTGTGGTGATGCTTACATTAACTACTTACAAATGGCTGTTAGCACCAATCACCCCTACACCCTGCTATCTGATTTTGAAAGAACAACACAAACAAGCGACCCCTATGCGGTCGTTCTTGCGGCAAAATCAGCCGTAAACCAAGAATCAATTGACCTGTAA